DNA sequence from the Cucumis melo cultivar AY chromosome 6, USDA_Cmelo_AY_1.0, whole genome shotgun sequence genome:
taacaaaattttaaattatatcaatGCATACTTCTATTGGTATCTATTAATATCGCTAAtggattttgatattttataaatattttggttaattttgttatattcgaAAATCGCGTCTCGAGATCGAATGAGAGAGAGAAAGTGGATGAACTTTGAAATGAGAGAATTTTTTCGACCAAACAAAAGATTAAAGAAATGAGAATGGTTTGAAGGAAACGCAACATTAAAAAATTAGGAAAATCatgaaccaataaaataaaataaaaaacaacaacattaaattaaagagagagaaaaaagaagaagatgagaaaaGGATTCTGATTCTGTCTTTCAGAAAGCAAAGGAAAAGCATGTTATATCCAACTGTTCTcacctaattaaatattaaatcaaAAACCTAAACAGCTGTATGATTTGTTGTCTCATTTCTCTCAATTATCAAACTTCTAATAATTaacaaatcaaatcaaatcataGGGAAGAAATGTATCCCACAGATCAGACGGTCGGAAATCGTTGCTGTCTGATTCGGTtcaacaaaatacaaaaatagacacaaagaaatgaaaaaattgatagaattaacaaattttggtccttttttttctttttgttaaagATACAAATTCGTATCAAAACTTTGAAGTATGTGTCTACTCCATTCTCAatttttgatttttgatttttgattttgtttctaATAGATTTTATAACTCTCAATTTTGTTACTAACAAAtctttaacaaaataaaaaattttataaGTTAATTGTATCAATAaagatataaatttaaattttaaagatataaatttaaattttaggttTAATGCAAccctaaaatttcaattttgtttttttatcaataaaattCTCAATAGAGAATTAAATTTCACAAACtagtaatttaaattttttattttgagaaaatGACTCTTTTAGTCTTCATGTCTTGTAAGAATATGTGAATTTGATCTTGAGTATTTAAAATCGTAACATTTTCAATCCCAAAACTTATaagaataaatcatttttattttccgAAGGTACATTAGGACTCTGAATTTCTAAAAATAGGTTTAGAAAATCTCTCAAataatattttacttttatttaaaataattatacggtattttaaatgaaaaaaaattaaaatcatattttcTATAATTACTTCCGAATAATCAAACAACAAAAACACTTCAAAtacctaattttaaaaaatgcaaGAATTAAAAAGGTAAGTTTTTAAAACTCATTAATCAAATAGATTAATGGACAAAGAACCAAAAATAAATATTCTTCGAAACTTAAAAACCAAAaggttaattttttttctatttattttgaTTGTTATCATTGCTTTTGGACAAAAGCTCTTTCTAGCTAAGATAAGAAAGACGCCTATACGGtttttctaaaatcaatatacgaaaagggaaaaaaaacacacacattGATAACACTAATTAAAAGGTAACCAATGAAAattctcaaaaagaaaaaggaggaaaaagACGACCAATAAAAATTGTTGGACAATATAAAACAAGTATCGTTTGCAAAATGCAAAATCaacgaaaagaaaaggaaaaacgaCAAGGCAGCAGAAGGTGGAGGGAGACTTTGATTGTCTTTgttagaagaagagaaagatcCTCAAAATTCAATCCAATCCAAATCCACTCTCTTCAAGAACCTGCTTTCAACTCTGCTTCTTCTTCCACCTCCGCcaatacaaaaataaaacccACTTCATATTTCTCCATTCTTCACTAAAATCCCTGTCTTCAGAACTTCATTTCTAAGATCTCTGTTGTCTCTACTTCAACCCCAACTTTTTTTGAATCACACCcttctgcttcttcttcttcttcttcttcttcttcttcttcttctagcTCGTAATAATGGAGGTAGGATTGATGCGAAGACAGTGGATTCAGTATATAGAAGGCTTAATCCATGAGGTAAAACTTTAAATCTGAACTGGGTTTTGCTTTCTTTTGTTCCTATCTCTGATGATTGGTGTTTTTGTGATAATTGTGAAATCTTATCTATTGTTCTTGTTTTTTTCGTGGGTTTTGGTTTGTGTGGATCTATTTGTTTTTTTGTGAGAGAAGGGTACTCTGGATGGTCAGTATTTGCAGCTTTTGCAACTGCAAGATGAGAGTAATCCAACTTTTGTTTCTGAAGTGGTGACTCTTTTCTTTGAAGATACCGAGGAACTTCTCAATAAACTGAGAATCGCTATGTAAGGATTCATCTCATCAGTACCAACTTCGTCAATCATTCATTCCTGCAGATTCTTTCAGATGACATGTTTTTCTTGGAGAAATTTTTTGATGTTCCTTTCTGTTTTTGCTCGTCTTTGTCAGATCACAGCCACCTGTGGACTTCAAAAAGATTGATGACCACGTACACCAGCTGAAGGGCAGCAGTTCCAGGTACAAATTTTCATCTCTTGCTATGAATGGATATGCGAGGAGAGAGAGGCCTAAGAGCTTTGGGTTCTAAGCCTAAAAGCAACTTGTTTGAGTTTGCTCTTCCCTCTTTTACAGAGTCCGGACTTGTCACTCTGTCTTCTGAAAAGTTTCGGCCGCTTACCTAAGTGTAGGGTTAATGGAAATACTGGATTGATAGGTCAAAGGTTCAAAATTTTCCACCTCTACGTGAGGTTTAACTCCTAGGAACTTCCGAGGATGAGGTGTCAACTGATGATGTGAACTAAccatttgaaatttgaaattggaGCAATCATGGGAAGGAGGGGGAGGGAGGGTAGAGGCTTTTTTTAACAATGTAAATCAATGGGCAGGATATCAAAT
Encoded proteins:
- the LOC103483782 gene encoding histidine-containing phosphotransfer protein 1-like isoform X2 yields the protein MEVGLMRRQWIQYIEGLIHEGTLDGQYLQLLQLQDESNPTFVSEVVTLFFEDTEELLNKLRIAISQPPVDFKKIDDHVHQLKGSSSSIGALRVKNACIDFRSACEQQSPDWCSRCLQQVEQEFYGVKEKLSYLYALEKRILNAGGSIPADLSF
- the LOC103483782 gene encoding histidine-containing phosphotransfer protein 1-like isoform X1, with the translated sequence MEVGLMRRQWIQYIEGLIHEGTLDGQYLQLLQLQDESNPTFVSEVVTLFFEDTEELLNKLRIAISQPPVDFKKIDDHVHQLKGSSSSIGALRVKNACIDFRSACEQQSPDWCSRCLQQVEQEFYGVKEKLSYLYAQLEKRILNAGGSIPADLSF